From Branchiostoma floridae strain S238N-H82 chromosome 5, Bfl_VNyyK, whole genome shotgun sequence:
NNNNNNNNNNNNNNNNNNNNNNNNNNNNNNNNNNNNNNNNNNNNNNNNNNNNNNNNNNNNNNNNNNNNNNNNNNNNNNNNNNNNNNNNNNNNNNNNNNNNNNNNNNNNNNNNNNNNNNNNNNNNNNNNNNNNNNNNNNNNNNNNNNNNNNNNNNNNNNNNNNNNNNNNNNNNNNNNNNNNNNNNNNNNNNNNNNNNNNNNNNNNNNNNNNNNNNNNNNNNNNNNNNNNNNNNNNNNNNNNNNNNNNNNNNNNNNNNNNNNNNNNNNNNNNNNNNNNNNNNNNNNNNNNNNNNNNNNNNNNNNNNNNNNNNNNNNNNNNNNNNNNNNNNNNNNNNNNNNNNNNNNNNNNNNNNNNNNNNNNNNNNNNNNNNNNNNNNNNNNNNNNNNNNNNNNNNNNNNNNNNNNNNNNNNNNTAAACGGGGCTTCATGACATCAGCATCATGCCACACGACCCAACTCAAGTGCAAACACCTGAAAAAGCTCTTTTCCCCTCCTACTACAAAATTTAAGTCTCTGCAAAGATAGATGAATTTGGAGCGcctttttctttaaaaagttgCTTCATCTTTTTGTGTAACGTTGCATTTATTTGTCCAAAAATATTGAGATTAATTTGAGTTGAAAACGTACTGTattattaatttatttttacttttcttCACAGCTCAGCATTTGATCAGCAGTTGCAGCACAAGGTGGCAATAAAGAAGCTTGCCAGACCATTCCAGTCCGAGATCCACGCCAAACGCAGCTACCGCGAGCTCAGGCTGCTCAAACACATGGAACATGAAAATGTGCGTACGTTCTAACCAATCAGAGCCAAGGTCCTGTAGTTTAGTGTGAAGGGAAGTAGGAGGGGTGCCTTTTATGCAattggatcagtccattttCCTTTGGAATTATCCATTTTTGCATGGAGGTAATTGGGAGggacaattttttctcaagggtgattttggacaagtccatGACCATGAGTTGTCATATTTGTATGAGTGTACTCCAAGCCCAGCCATTGAGAGAGTTGCTGCATGTCCgtcagatttttgcttttttctgtttttagttTTCAATCATATTTCTATGTATTGGTAGAGGTGGCTACATTTAATCAAGTATTTGcatttatatgtttttgtaaattgtatttctACGTTTTGGTAGAAGTGGGTCGGGCATTGGGATTGTTTATAAAGGCCTGCTGTCTGGAAGGTCATAAAAATTCCTCAGTAGATAAATTTGGTAAGgccatgaaatattgatatgcCTGAGCACAGTACTGAACACTTAACCTTTATCCACTTGTCCATCTATTTATCTATGAAATCTTTAACTCATTGTGCACTTGTCTGGGTGTTTTCCAGGTGATTGGACTGTTGAATGTTATGACCCCTACTCTGACCTTTGAAGATTTCCAGGACGTGTAAGTACTCTGGGAATACTGATGCTGCACTGGTATATCTTTTGAATTTAGATTAGATTAATTACATGAAGTTTTTAGAGGTGACAGTTTTGGGGTACCCACCAGAATTAGGACCTACAGTATATATACTTCGTAAAAATACTGCACTAGACAAGAACTATGGTCCATATTCCGTTTAGTACTAGTAACTTGTCCCTGATTGGTCCATATTCCTAACATATTGAGGTGTTGTCGCTGATTGGTTCATATCCCTGACATTGTTGGAGCAACTTGTTCCTGATTTGTCATTATACATGTTTTTAGCTACCTGTCCCTGATTGGTCTATATCTGCCATGTTCAGGTATCTTGTGACGCCCCTGATGGGTGCAGACCTGAACAACATCGTGAAGTGTCAGAAGCTGACAGACGACCATGTACAGTTCCTTGTCTACCAAGTGCTCAGAGGACTCAAGGTAAATCTTTGGAATTTTCAAGACTCTAAAAAAGACTTTTAggctgtccaggcagctaaaatcaggagataCCAGACTGATGTGCATGgaagaagaaaagcggatcctgcgaaaagaaccatgcaacagacctgagtcagcctacAGATGTGCCATAtatggcagagactgtcattctcgtataggactgtttagccacagtcgatgCTGTAGGCTGATACCAATCAGGATTTtatcatggtcaatattgaccgaaggaggccgtATACTAAAAAAGATTCTTTAACGTAAGACTCTGTCTCCAAACGGATGTTCTGGAAGATTTGTAGTTTCATGACACACAAAGTTTGGATGGTTTAGTCTGATGGTATTTTCTGTACTCTTTTTCTTCTACAGTATATTCACTCTGCTGGGATCATTCACAGAGTAAGTGCAGTTGATGTTATTTTGATTACCGTTAAAACTAAAGCAATGTTATCTGAATTTATCAAAGAGCATATTTCAGGTACAGTAGACTTTATACCTGGTATTAACTAGAATGATAATGAATAGAACTGTCTACTAACTGTCAGAAACCtgcgaaaatagtttcatcaggttggtagaatataggataaaggagaaattctttgtacacacccagtgggtacttacatagcttacgtttcgatgtctctcagacaacttcgtcagagcttctaactggagttctgcttctcaccgctatatgtagccgatgtagatggcgcttttgcggtgagaaaacaatcccaaacgtggcttagtttgtatcccccctcgtcagAAACCTGTTTTAAACATACCCATTTTAAGTATTTGAAACTAGTGGTGCTGTTTTAGtgttgaattttcaacaaacatgaaaccaccatgaaaatgcTTGTTCTGCTTTTTGCCTGCCTACCCCATATGAAGGTGAAACCTTTGcagatactttttttttatccatCAGTGAAACTCTATCTCAGTTAATTTATAATAATTATAGTAgattgttactgtaaatgcaatttaCAGCTTCTTATGCCAATACTTTACTGATGCTTTGTGTTTGTTTCTCCAGGATTTGAAGCCCAGTAACATTGCTGTTAATGAGGACTGTGAGTTAAAGGTAGGACAATATGTTCTTCAGAAAAGTCTCTGCTGACgatacattgtgtttttttttcccttttcgttTCAGTGAAGCAAGCAGGTGCGAACTGTCTGCATTTCAGTCACTGTGGACCGTAGCTCAGTAGTACACTGTTTTGGCTGTTGAGATTTTGTCTGCATGTTTTAATGTATTCTCCATGTATCATTTTCATAAAAGAGGTTATTTTAGAGGTCATAATNNNNNNNNNNNNNNNNNNNNNNNNNNNNNNNNNNNNNNNNNNNNNNNNNNNNNNNNNNNNNNNNNNNNNNNNNNNNNNNNNNNNNNNNNNNNNNNNNNNNAGCTGATAGATAGAACTTGAAAGAGAACAGGAATATGTGAATAAATTATTTGCCAGAGATGATTAAAGTGACCTGTATATGAAGGGTGCAGGAATAGGCTCACTGCGATAAAGGGATTATTTACACCCCACTGTATATCAAATTTGTTCATGTTTTGTGTATAATTGTATTGGACTTTTAGGAACATAAACTGAGTGTATATAAGTTGCATTATGATCTTCCCATCTCCCTCTATTGCATTTCCAAATTTGGGTCCGAAATTGTCTTCAACACACTCTAAGGGCTAGGGGTCTCCAGAACCAACTGGAGGGAGTACGTcatcgtcgtatccatttttgattacgCCCAGGACAAAGAAATCTGGCGCAAACTGGCACAAACTCATCAGACTGTGATGCCTGCaaatgattggttgattgaaGTTGCATTGTCACATATTCATGTGCCTCCCCCAGATTCTGGACTTCGGTCTGGCCAGGCTGGCAGACGACGCCATGACGGGTTACGTTGCGACGAGATGGTACAGAGCGCCGGAAATCATGCTGAACTGGATGCACTACAACAAAACAGGTGTGTCTGGGGGGTAagggaggtggggaggggggcagcagtACACTACTACTAACAATAGATGTTATGACCTGGTTTTGCTTAGTACGTACATATATCAGAATAATTTCTGTTCTTCTGTAATAGATTAGAAAACTCAAAGATATAAACCATGTATGTCTAATTGATGTTTTAGTTTATGATAttcattatgaatatgatacatgtatctagtgtGAAATTTTTACAGGTTTTTCTGTTCTGTTTTACTGTTATTTCACTGCTGTTTCCTTCCTATTCTGTACTTTTCCCTCCTATGTAATAATTATAGATATGAAGAGATAAAGATATATAACCCATGTTTGTCTGATTGATGTTTTAGTTTGTAATATGTACTATGATATCTACTGTTGTTTTACTGCTGTTTCCTTCCTACTCTGTACTATCCCCCCTACGTACCTCCTACGTACCTGCGTATCTAGCTGATATCTGGTCAGTCGGCTGTATCATGGCCGAGCTGCTAACTGGACGTCCTCTCTTCCCCGGAACAGACCGTATCCTTTCTGATTTCCTGTCTTTCACTCCCTCCTTCCTGACTCCACTGCTATCTGTCGATCATAAACTGTTGGCTTAAGTATAGGAAAGGGTGTGTATGGTAGCTTGACAGACTGATTGACAGTTGTAAAATGACTGACAGTTACAGATAGCTTGACAGCTATATATGTAGATAGCTAGATNNNNNNNNNNNNNNNNNNNNNNNNNNNNNNNNNNNNNNNNNNNNNNNNNNNNNNNNNNNNNNNNNNNNNNNNNNNNNNNNNNNNNNNNNNNNNNNNNNNNACAGATTGATTGACAGCTACAGATTGCCTGATACTTGTAGAATAATCGGACAGCTACAGAATGATTGACAGTTGTATGATTGACAGTTGTAGAATGATTTACAGCTACAGAAGGACTGACAATTACAGATTGATTGACAGCTACAAAATGATTGACAGCTATACAATGATTGACAGCTACAGAATGATTGACAGTAcagaatgattgacagctaCAGACTAATTGACAGTTATACTATGCGTATGATTGACAGCTACAAAATGATTGACAACTAcagaatgattgacagctatacaatgattgacagctacagaatgattgacagtacagaatgattgacagctaCAGACTAATTGACAGTTATACTATGCGTATGATTGACAGCTAcagaatgattgacagctaCAGATTGATTGACAGCTACAGAATGATTGACATCTCCACCCATGCATGCTGTGCCGTTTGTGTTGCATGTAGTTGACATCTGGTCTGTGGGCTGCATCATGGCTGAGCTGCTGACGGGGAGAACCCTCTTCCCAGGAACCGATCGTATCCTTGGCAACGACTGTAATGATATCATTTCTAGCTCGTCAAGACAAGTGGCAGACAGAGGATATTAACAAACATATCATATTTTGTGGTGGGGggcatcattattatcattaactGTTGTTGGAATCATCATTTCTATTTGTATTCTGTGAATAGCTTCGTACATAGACTTGTTTGTTTCACCACATAAATATTTTTACCAGGTGCCAAGGTGGTGTCATGCCACTGCTTGCCACAAGGTGGCACTGTAATGTAAAAGAAAGAAGTTTTGCCTTTACTAGTGTTGAAATTGTTAGCTGTGTAACCCCTGCCAGCAACTTCCTtcattcacttcacttcacttcatgTATACTATAAGTAAATTCTGTGCAATGCAAATGAAGGACAACAACAGGGCAGGCCCTTATACACttcattgatatacatgtaattacgtcccaaaataatttcatcaggttggtaggatATAGGATATTATAGGAGAATTTTtctacacaaccaaaattgaacttacttgcttatgtttcggtgtctatcagacaccttcctcagagcttctgactggagttctgcNNNNNNNNNNNNNNNNNNNNNNNNNNNNNNNNNNNNNNNNNNNNNNNNNNNNNNNNNNNNNNNNNNNNNNNNNNNNNNNNNNNNNNNNNNNNNNNNNNNNGCCTTTCAGCAACATCTGACAAGGAACCTCTTTCTTGTAAGAGAATGCTGAAAATGAGCAAAATGCTGTATTGAAATCTATTGTTAAAGTGTTATATAGCCTGTTATAAATGAGGTTCAAAATAATAGTAACCAGTATAAGCTACCCACAGTTCAATTGCTGCAGGGAATTGTGggtaaggtcagaggtcaaggcCCCATAGAAGTAAAAGGTCAAACATCCCATAGTGAAAATGTTTACCAACATGTGTTGACATTAAAGAATTGTTTGCAACTAGTACTGTGGTCTacaataaactttgaccttaGACCATGATGCATCAgaactgcacatgcgcactcaaaACTGTGAAATGGCTTGTTGACAGAATGGTTTTTCATCAGATAACATGGACATGTGAACATCTAAAAACATCATTTAAAAACAGCGAAAGATGTcatgtcttgttttttttcctgtgttttgcaGGCGCGGAGCTACGTGGAGTCGCTCCCCAAGCAGTCGAAGAAGGACTTCCGTGGGTACTTCTGCGGAGCGAATCCGGACGGTGAGCGCAGAAAGGATCATGGCCCTATCCCCGACATGGGTGAAGACAACTAATCATGCAAACCATTGGCATTGCTAGGCCGTCTTGTGTGCTTGTCAGTTGCACGACTAGCTTGCTTTTGATTGAAATGGTTTGGGACAGTTTGATAAagctttttaaagtttttactAATAACGGTTGCTATTGAAAATTTGGTTCCGCCTCACACATATGATAGAACTCACCACTTCTCATCCCTAGTTcccttatgatgatgatgatgagttctCTCACAGTAGAATTGAAACAAATACTTCTAAGCTGATGTCACACCATCAACATCAAATTTGTTGATGGCTGGAAGTAACAGAATcgagttcattttttttttcataaagtcCACCAGCGCAAAGTCATTGGTGTCTAAATCTATTGATCAATAGAGTCATTCATTTTCATTAATTCCTTCAATCCCCTTTTGAAAACCAGGAAGAGAAGGTGGTGTGCTCTAGACTTAGTTGCTTCACCCTCCCCCTAGTAGTTGTGTTTTTGCTTTTGATGtgagctatatatatatatcatacagcatgtgtAAGGGTTTAGAGTGCAATATGACAAAAGCAGAGATTGTTAAAGAAGGGAATCTCTAAACAGATAGAAGGAATAGAATTTGAATTAAAGTTGGGGTTAGGCTACTGACAGAGACTCAGATCACTCTCTCCCAGTTATTTAAGTTGCTGATCATTATGTAAACAGTTCCTGTCCAGACCATGCTTGACACATgtccagatgtgttttgtttatatctCAGGGGCCTTGTACGTATTACCCATAATGCACCACATTGCATGCACAGTTTAAACCATGAAGGGAATTATTAATTGACCTTGCtgttctgcccccctcccaccccagcGGTTGACCTGTTAGACAAGATGTTGATCCTGGACACAGACAAGCGGCTGACAGCAGAGCAGGCCCTGGAGCACCCGTACATGCGCCAGTACCATGACCCCACCGACGAGCCCACCGCAGCCGCGTACGACGATTCATTCGAGAAGATGGAACTGGGCGTTGCCGAGTGGAGAAGTAAGTTGGTCAGCtggggaaaaatgttgtgtctcCGGTAACTGGTAACTCCGgaaagtgatctggaagaaactggtctggtcttttataccattGTCTTACAATGTCTTCTATtagacatctaaaattgtcttctttcgtagttaggccacagcaagtaaattttatggatgacatcctctgcagactgcaaaaatagtgcgatagggcgaaaaaaaaaacaagatgggtgaaaaaaaacaagatggctacattttcaaaaataggcaccataaagttgtgatgaatgttgttacaagaattaaagggacaaaacatggtatcagagccaacaaggcattcattcctgtattcaagacatgtactggtgtggtaaaagtgacactagtgtggtagattggcatcaccaacaaagttggtaaccacactgatggcttccatattggtgtcacttttacaactatccaataagtttcatttctacaactacagccctgggtacctcacaagtgtcacttctacaagtacaattattaggctacaatacaacatatttgctcattttggtactttatcgtcatgttgaccatccctgcagaagaaaaaaattcttgctgtggccttagggtataaaagaccagtttcttacAAATcagtagtggatgctatctgaaacgtctgaccgtttccaaaatcatatccagttgcttgtgtaactgCTGTTTGGGcataaatgggagctgattgtAGAATTAagctttgtctgtttgcctcattttcaatatcatggCCGCCacatgagaaaggtgtataactGTCATTTAAATCATCATAATCCATTGCCTGATTGCCCTGCCGTGTCTGTCCTACAGAACTGATGTATGAAGAGGTGGAGGGGCCAGGCAGAGGGGCAGCAGGAGAGGGGCTGGGGCCGGAGGCTATGGAGCAATGACTCCCATCAACAAACATCTCAACTCTATATTAGGGTGTTTTAAAGATTTAGACTAAGTTTCTGTACTTAGTCTAGTTTCATCCAGCTTTAGTAGTCTGAATTATGTTTAGATGTGTTTGGACTTCTGTAGACATTTAATCATTCTGATTTCATCATTTTTAATGCAGTTGTCATAGTTTGGATATACTGGTAATAGAACTGTAAGTGTAAGTCTACTTAAGTCTCCATCTATTTTAAGGAGGTTGGATTTAAGGGTTTTGCACACATACAGTCCAAGATttcatgttatgcagatagaacatgtgactcggTTAGCAGTGGATCATATGTTTTAGAAAGTGTATGGTGCCCTATGTCTCTCTTAGGGGGATATGCCATATCATTCTTTAAGAAAGACTGCAATGGGACACTCAAAAATTTAAGTCCAAATTTTGTGTTTGAAATTGCAGTTCAACTTTAAtacagaatgacttctaccaacacagatgaactttcaagccaTGCTTTGATCTCATTCTAATCTACATgtgtatttcatatttcaattacATTCATCAAAACGACTTTAATTATTATTGCTCACCCACCATTTACATGTGATGAAAACAAACGATTGATCGAATAGCTGCAGGATTCTGTGGAAGATTGATGCTTACAAATTGATGTTGAGTGAAATTCTGGATTTGATCAAGATATTAGTATATGTGTCTTGAAGCTATAGTGAGTGATATGGTTGAGACAATTTTGTTTTGTGGATTgtcttttcacaaatattgagTTTATAGTTTGTTTTACATGTCACTAATACCACCAGGtgttaaaatcatgtttttgGCAGCTGTACACAACAATGTTAATTTTGTATAAGTTAGCATTTTGAATGTTCCCTGTGAAAGTAAATTTATTACAGTCTAGCAACTAGCTTTAACACTCCTTGCAATGTCAACTGCTTATGCATGTTCATTAATCAGTTTGTTGTTAGTTGGAAAAAATTTGATGAGTTAATACAGCTCCTGTCACACACAGCCTTCCAAACTTGTCCAGACAACTGTGAGCGAGGTCTTCTGTGTTGGAGTTTGGTCAGTGAGGTTGACTACATGtcgttttagttgtctttgccAGCATACGTTTTGTAGTCGGTAAAGTCATATTTATCATGGATATGATCAAGTCAGAGGGTTTACTGGGCTAGAATGGAATAGATTCCAGGCTAGTTACCCAATGTTGACCTTGGTTGACCCCTCAAGGTCAACCGCTTGGGTCATAAGCAAGGTCATATGAGGGAAAGTTCAGAATGTGACGGGTTCAAGATTCACTAAACTAGCTTAGAATTTTCTGCAtcaagaaaatgattttatacaGTATCCATGGTAAATAACCTCTTGTTGCACATCTGGAAATTTATCTGCGATAATAGTGAAACATCGTTTGATTCTGTTAACTTCACGTACTATAATGTCTAAGTTTTCTTATGTCTCTCTTACTTTAGACACTAAATCAAtatagtaacgttacagttcattgttgttgaaaatttaccTTGTGGATTAATTAAATTATGACATAATGTATATAACAGCAGGGGGTTACTACAATCAGTACAAGATTATAGTCAATGCAAAACAGAGTCATTGTGGGTGACTGTGTTAGAAAACTTAATGAAAATTCATTGTACGAATTGTGTCAAACTTCAGTACTGGCACCATATGATTGTCTCAATAGCACATCATTTCACAGTGCTTAAAAAGACTGTAATTTTTCTATTGAAAGGTGAACATGCACCTGTAGCTAATCACCCTTCCcaaaacaaaatatgtgaagtacaaaatgtaagaaccTTTGCATGCAGAGTTGAATGTACTTGATAGTAACTGGAGGTTTGAGTTCCAACTTCCAGGTATGCATAGGTTAAACACCAATGATCAATAATACAGATGATCATATAAAATCATGTGATAGACACATATTCTGTTGTAAATACTATATATTAAATTTGCTAGAATATTGCTGGAATACTATTGGTCTAATGCTGCCACAAATAaaagtggtacatgtacatgtcctagTTGGGGCTCACACTTATTGTACAGTCATAGgccacattgaaacagtcccatCCCATTTTAAAATAAGATTTAGTAAAGACCCTCCAGTCTGCAGCAACCACTCCTTGGTCACCTGCCATTTTTCCTATATCCCTCACGTTTTTGTGTAGAGACCAAGTGTGACTCTACAACTGCAGGTGtatagtttacatgtacatgtacaacttactGTCAAATTTTGATGGCATTCCTGAGGCACTTGTGGATTTGTCATGCAAAATTCAGCAGTATTTTTGTTGGAAATTGTTGTGGTATTGATCATTTTCGGTAGCCAGTCCTGTCCAAACTTCCCTGAAAGCCGCCCTCTGGTGAAACATATTGTACTGTTACTGCTATACTTTTACTGTAGAAATCTTTAACTAGATCTACTCTATGAAATGTAGTTGAGAGTTTTTAttgactttgaaattttgaaatatgtagAGGCAAAGTTTGAACAGACAAGACTTAATGCATTGATATACAAACTGAGCGCAGGAAATAATGTAAGCAACAAAGGAGTATGTAAAATCAATATTAACCATTATTGTCATAAATATCAAATTTTGCATGACACATGTTTGGTATACTAGCAGTGTATTCACATTTCTTGAGTTACTTCAACATTTTTATTTAGATTTTCAGTGCTGTAAAATTTTACATAGTCTTAGACTAgaattttgtagtacatcttAATAAGTTTGCCTTATTTTCAAGTCTTTCCCCTGTAAACTTGAACTAGCCGTCTATAGCAACCACAGAATGGCAACTGTTCAGTATATGTGAAAACCTTTTTGAGTGTAGCCATGCAAAAATGCATCAGCATTACCTTAAGTTCTTTTGTTAGCAAAACTTGTCAGTAGTGATttgtatgtaagaaaatatgtaGACTCGAATTAAGAACTATTCTTAACAGTTATTTTGTACAGAGAGTGAAAGATAATTGTATCAAAGATAAAGCATATCTTGAGTAGGATTAGCCTCGTTAGAGGCCTTCCACAAGGGCTGGCGTTTTGTTTGGGGGAGTGATGATTTGTCGTGTCTCGTGGTTTCCGCACAACAATAACTGCCAGCACTCATGGAAGGCCGCGAAGGAGGCTCGGTAGAGAAGACAGTGGTTGAGTTTTGTACAATAGGAAGTAACTGCATGGGTCACTGATATGATATTGTATTGTAAATTGttatgaagaagaaataaatcTTATTGGTGAGTACTCTTTGTGATTTATGTTAATCTTATATTATCACAGATATTTAAGAGTGGCATTGACTTTGAGACTTTTAGTTGTTGCTCACCTGTTACAATTGCCACCTCCagaaacatacatttacacaaacacacatgtgtacgctcatgcacacacacacacacacacacaaaacaatacctccttcAACATGTTTTGGTGGTAAAAAAACACTAAACCCCTGACCCCCAAAGCAGGTCAAAGGGCATGGGATAAATGTCAACATCCCACAGTACAGGACTTTAATGCAACTACCTTGCTCGACTAGTTGCCAGAATATGACACAGTCTAAGAGTAAATAAGTGAACGTTGGTGAACAACGAAGTGCAGGACAAGTTGTAATTGCACTCTAAAGGAATCAAGTAGCTGTCATGATCAGGTTATGCGCCCTGACGCAGCGGCGGTCGGCGGCGACGATTGTCGGGAGATGGCTGGACTTTCACCGGGGAGCGCGAGCGGCTTCACAAGGTACGGTGCTGCTTGGTCGGAGAAAATctatgtttatgaaaatgaacGAAATTCCCTGAGTGAGAAAAACGACCAATTTATCTATGTCATGGTCCCCAGTAGAAAGATTTCAGCAATATGTCTAAAATGCAGGCATTCCCGTGCCTCCACACTGCTAAAATTAATAATTCTGACTCGGAAGTCGAAGGAATCAAAAACTCAAAAGGCTAAACAAAaaagacaggctgacagaaactTGCAGATGCTTAGACTAGAGGACTCAGATGTGGGGGAAAACACCCCTAATTTGGCCTACCAGACGAAAATCATGTGACCAGGCTAAGCTTTTTTGTAGACAAAACACTACCGGTAATGTCATTACCGTCGCCAAGAAGGCCAATTTTCGGTGGTGTGTCTGCCGATGTCTgactgtgttttgtgtgtttgtgaacagcaaaATCCAAGAACTTGCTGATGCTTTGTTTGGCAAGTTTTGGCAAAAGGAGGATGATTTAATAGATTATAGTCCACCTGGCAGCTTtccaaggtactgcagcagaacttctggtcATGATATCTGGTGTTCAGCCTTCTGGGTACTATGGTCACGATTGTAATGTGGGCCCCCTATCagatttttggcgacgcctcaggggctagcccaATAGTCGGTATatgtccgattggcaaaaattcccggaatCAGGGTATAATTTGTATGATCAATGAGGAAATTTCGTAAACTGGCTGCATCCATGATAGAACTCTCAAACATTGATTTTGACAGTAGTAGAATGTAATTGAGAAAGAGAGGAACATTGCTAGATATAAACTATGCAAATTTTGAAGACCtcttatttgtataatcaattcCATGTTGTACAAGAATTTGAGACTTGCAGCATCTGGAAGTTAAGTAAAGGTGACCATTATTTAACTTAAGAAACAGTGGAGACTTGCAGTCGCCCGCCTCGCGGCCGaccgatagatagatagatagatagaccaTTATtgaaattatgtaaatcactggACTCATTTACATCAATGTTGAGGAGATGCCAGAGGAAAATTCATTGCTAAAATGAGACTTCAATACTCGGATTGCTTCTGAtcaactgttatatatatatatataatgttaaaaattaatatatatgtatatactagaaaggccgacatttgcttaagagcaaatacagcatatttcagccataccccttcccacgcaacattggactgttccaaatcacccctgcgcaaaaatggaacatcctcttaacagtacattatcccccaaag
This genomic window contains:
- the LOC118416014 gene encoding mitogen-activated protein kinase 14-like (The sequence of the model RefSeq protein was modified relative to this genomic sequence to represent the inferred CDS: added 88 bases not found in genome assembly), which codes for MTEQPAEKIKPHFYRVELNRTIWEIPERYQMLTPIGSGAYGQVCSAFDQQLQHKVAIKKLARPFQSEIHAKRSYRELRLLKHMEHENVIGLLNVMTPTLTFEDFQDVYLVTPLMGADLNNIVKCQKLTDDHVQFLVYQVLRGLKYIHSAGIIHRDLKPSNIAVNEDCELKILDFGLARLADDAMTGYVATRWYRAPEIMLNWMHYNKTVDIWSVGCIMAELLTGRTLFPGTDHIDQLKRIMELVGTPDQEFLQKISSESARSYVESLPKQSKKDFRGYFCGANPDAVDLLDKMLILDTDKRLTAEQALEHPYMRQYHDPTDEPTAAAYDDSFEKMELGVAEWRKLMYEEVEGPGRGAAGEGLGPEAMEQ